A region from the Flexibacter flexilis DSM 6793 genome encodes:
- a CDS encoding glycoside hydrolase family 15 protein, whose translation MKKTILLLAAAWLVALPASAGKWKGFSVLGNGTLNFAYSDDARIVKQTNQMGIQHLYFEDYTTDYLRSTQLLTRTAAGQWQPITELKETTLSAPYVIHSQTDKESISLTSHPKNAIIVETQAAQSVGYLVGLRKYISTNRITELTELKANKNWAYGRWSNGVYVGFVILSGKATDQISVADSSISFKGTKKLTIAITAAHSLKALEQNIAVLKADKTPMATAAAYWDKWLASGKQPDKTQQELRTYFQRNLIAARSANLGGQIPADITGQFRTQGMPQLYPRDAMKTARVMLLTGHREEAKQVIEYWQKTFVDKKSVGEWYARYNAFGKGVNAGDGARYDEPEWDANGYFIWLINEYHEQTGQWLTTPEFFYQTADFLVNKLDKNGLLYEGGIVEWTGYLPSTNLTCAAALRTASHIARKWNNTEKANSYEKAADLMAANINRMIDPKTGTYMDLRTIDRKADDGTSIEGNTPTYLYDTSSLFGILWGYPDNETMQKTAEWYKTNAMILGGGLQYFDTPEHGLATYGHAAFFFTSAALVQYRVLHQEWADAKQLLGWMIDNSNVYGLMPERIYPDGSDCSPASPLSWCSAETALAIWQVSKAPKTK comes from the coding sequence ATGAAGAAAACTATTTTACTACTGGCTGCCGCTTGGTTGGTGGCACTTCCTGCCTCTGCGGGCAAATGGAAAGGCTTTTCGGTGCTGGGCAATGGCACGCTTAATTTTGCGTATTCCGATGATGCCCGCATCGTGAAGCAAACCAACCAAATGGGGATTCAACATCTTTATTTCGAGGATTATACCACCGATTATTTGCGTTCTACGCAGTTGCTTACGCGCACGGCAGCAGGGCAATGGCAACCCATCACCGAACTGAAAGAAACGACACTTTCCGCACCTTATGTTATTCATTCTCAGACAGATAAAGAATCTATTTCGCTGACAAGTCACCCCAAAAATGCCATTATTGTGGAAACGCAAGCGGCACAATCCGTAGGGTATTTGGTGGGTTTGCGCAAATACATTTCCACCAACCGCATCACGGAACTTACCGAATTGAAAGCCAACAAAAATTGGGCGTATGGCCGTTGGAGCAATGGCGTGTATGTGGGTTTTGTTATTCTTTCAGGCAAAGCAACCGACCAAATCAGCGTAGCCGATTCGAGCATTTCTTTTAAAGGAACAAAAAAATTAACCATTGCCATTACGGCGGCGCATTCGCTCAAAGCCTTAGAGCAAAACATTGCGGTATTGAAAGCCGACAAAACGCCGATGGCTACGGCGGCGGCTTATTGGGACAAATGGTTGGCCTCTGGCAAGCAGCCCGACAAAACCCAACAAGAATTGCGCACCTATTTCCAGCGCAATCTTATCGCGGCGCGTTCGGCCAACTTAGGCGGTCAAATCCCTGCCGACATTACGGGCCAGTTCCGCACGCAAGGAATGCCCCAACTCTACCCGCGCGATGCCATGAAAACCGCCCGCGTGATGTTGCTCACAGGCCACCGCGAAGAAGCCAAACAAGTAATTGAATATTGGCAAAAAACTTTTGTAGATAAAAAATCGGTTGGCGAATGGTATGCCCGTTACAACGCTTTCGGCAAAGGCGTAAATGCAGGCGACGGCGCACGCTACGACGAACCCGAATGGGACGCAAACGGCTATTTCATTTGGCTAATCAACGAATACCACGAGCAAACAGGCCAGTGGCTTACCACACCCGAATTTTTCTATCAAACGGCTGATTTTCTGGTAAATAAATTAGATAAAAACGGCTTGTTGTACGAAGGTGGCATCGTGGAATGGACAGGTTATTTGCCTTCTACCAACCTAACTTGCGCAGCGGCATTGCGCACGGCTTCGCACATTGCCCGCAAATGGAACAATACCGAAAAAGCCAACAGCTACGAAAAAGCTGCCGACCTGATGGCGGCCAACATCAATCGCATGATTGACCCCAAAACAGGTACTTACATGGATTTGCGCACGATAGACCGCAAGGCCGACGACGGTACATCTATCGAAGGCAACACGCCAACGTATTTGTACGATACTTCATCGCTTTTCGGGATTTTGTGGGGCTACCCCGACAACGAAACCATGCAAAAAACAGCCGAATGGTACAAAACTAACGCTATGATTTTGGGTGGAGGTTTGCAGTATTTCGACACGCCCGAACATGGCTTAGCCACTTACGGACACGCGGCATTTTTCTTTACGTCGGCGGCACTGGTGCAATACCGCGTACTGCACCAAGAATGGGCAGATGCCAAACAGCTTTTGGGTTGGATGATAGACAATAGCAATGTGTACGGCCTCATGCCCGAACGTATTTATCCTGATGGCTCGGATTGTAGCCCAGCTTCGCCGCTGAGTTGGTGCAGTGCCGAAACAGCCTTAGCCATTTGGCAAGTGAGCAAAGCTCCCAAAACGAAATAA
- a CDS encoding 1,4-dihydroxy-2-naphthoate polyprenyltransferase encodes MSTPASAWISAARPRTLPLALASILMGSFLAAREQLFNGWVLALACLTTIFLQILSNLANDYGDSVHGADSIEREGPKRAVQAGSITPQAMKRAIYVFSGLSVVSGVALLWVSLGASWQIFLTFFGLGIVCIIAAITYTNGSRPYGYAGLGDISVMLFFGLTGVLGTYYLHTHTLEPPVFLPAAACGFFATAVLNVNNIRDMKSDVQAGKMSIPVRLGAAKARVYHWFLLVAGLACAVAYVLLRPASVYQWLFLLAVPLVLVNGLNVQRKTQPAELDPYLKQMALTTLLFVITFGIGQLL; translated from the coding sequence ATGAGTACACCCGCTTCGGCATGGATTTCGGCGGCTCGTCCGCGTACCTTACCTTTGGCTTTGGCCAGTATCCTGATGGGGAGTTTTTTGGCTGCGCGTGAGCAGCTTTTCAATGGTTGGGTGTTGGCGTTGGCCTGCCTGACTACCATTTTTTTGCAAATCCTTTCCAATTTGGCCAACGACTACGGCGACTCGGTGCACGGTGCGGACAGCATCGAGCGCGAAGGGCCTAAACGTGCCGTGCAAGCTGGCTCGATTACGCCGCAAGCCATGAAACGCGCGATTTATGTGTTTTCGGGACTTTCGGTAGTGTCTGGTGTGGCTTTGTTATGGGTGAGTTTGGGAGCTTCTTGGCAAATATTCTTGACGTTTTTCGGGCTTGGCATCGTATGTATTATTGCGGCCATCACTTACACGAACGGCAGCCGTCCGTATGGTTACGCGGGCTTGGGCGATATTTCCGTGATGCTATTTTTTGGGCTAACGGGCGTGTTGGGAACATATTATTTGCACACGCACACACTCGAACCGCCTGTGTTTTTGCCTGCGGCGGCTTGTGGCTTCTTTGCGACGGCAGTGCTGAATGTCAATAATATCCGCGACATGAAATCTGACGTACAGGCTGGCAAAATGTCGATTCCGGTGCGCTTGGGCGCGGCCAAAGCCCGCGTTTATCACTGGTTTTTGTTGGTGGCTGGCTTGGCTTGCGCGGTGGCTTATGTGTTGTTGCGCCCTGCGTCGGTGTATCAATGGCTTTTCTTGTTGGCAGTGCCTTTGGTGCTTGTGAATGGCCTGAATGTACAACGCAAAACCCAACCAGCAGAGCTTGACCCGTATCTTAAACAAATGGCTTTGACGACATTGTTATTTGTTATTACGTTTGGAATTGGCCAACTGCTTTAA
- the panB gene encoding 3-methyl-2-oxobutanoate hydroxymethyltransferase — MSVHRSEPKRITTHTLLEMKQKGEKISMLTAYDYSMARIFDSAGIDVLLVGDSASNVMAGHETTLPITLDQMIYHASSVVRAVKRCLVVVDLPFGSYQGNSSEALRSAIRIMKESGGHAIKVEGGSEIKESVLRVLSAGVPVMGHLGLTPQSIYKFGTYTVRAKEEAEAQKLIEDAKMLEECGCFALVLEKIPSKLAKRVAEEINIPVIGIGAGPHVDGQVLVSHDLLGITNEFKPRFLRKYADLHSIMIEAVANYITDVKENTFPNEKECY, encoded by the coding sequence ATGTCTGTTCACCGTTCAGAACCCAAGCGCATCACCACGCATACACTTTTGGAGATGAAGCAAAAGGGCGAAAAAATAAGTATGCTCACAGCCTACGATTATTCGATGGCTCGAATTTTTGACAGTGCAGGAATAGACGTGTTGCTCGTCGGCGACTCGGCTTCTAACGTAATGGCTGGCCACGAAACTACTTTGCCCATTACACTCGACCAAATGATTTATCATGCCTCCTCGGTGGTCAGGGCTGTAAAGCGTTGCTTGGTGGTGGTGGACTTACCGTTTGGTTCGTATCAGGGCAACTCTTCGGAGGCTCTGCGTTCGGCTATCCGCATCATGAAAGAATCTGGCGGCCATGCTATTAAAGTAGAAGGCGGCAGTGAAATAAAAGAATCGGTGTTGCGTGTGTTGAGTGCTGGTGTGCCTGTGATGGGACATTTGGGACTTACGCCGCAGTCTATCTACAAATTCGGAACTTATACGGTACGCGCCAAAGAAGAAGCCGAAGCCCAAAAGTTGATAGAAGATGCCAAAATGCTCGAAGAATGTGGCTGTTTTGCGTTGGTTTTAGAAAAAATCCCTTCTAAGTTGGCCAAACGCGTAGCCGAAGAAATTAATATTCCTGTCATTGGAATTGGTGCAGGGCCGCACGTGGATGGTCAAGTGCTTGTTTCGCATGATTTGCTGGGTATTACCAACGAATTTAAGCCGCGTTTCTTGCGTAAATATGCTGACTTACACAGTATTATGATCGAAGCTGTAGCCAATTATATAACGGACGTGAAAGAAAATACATTCCCGAACGAAAAAGAATGTTATTAA
- a CDS encoding aldo/keto reductase gives MKTRFLGKSGLEVSELGLGCMGLSFGYGPATNEADAIALIRKAYELGITFFDTAEAYSLGANEVLLGKAVQPFRDKVVIATKFGFKDGNAMNGVDSRPERIKAVAEASLRNLNTDAIDLFYQHRVDTAVPMEDVAGTVQQLIKEGKVKHFGMSEAGVQSIRKAHAVQPVAALQSEYSLWWREPEKEILPTLEELGIGFVPFSPLGKGYLTGAINEQTQFDSTDFRNVVPRFSEENRKANQGIVDLVKNIAAAKNATPAQVALAWLLAQKPWIVPIPGTTKIHRLEENVGAASVQLSAEDLENIQNAAAQIQVFGERYPQHLQARVGK, from the coding sequence ATGAAAACAAGATTTTTAGGAAAAAGTGGTTTGGAAGTATCCGAATTGGGCTTGGGTTGCATGGGCTTGAGTTTCGGGTACGGCCCTGCCACCAACGAAGCCGACGCAATAGCACTTATCCGCAAAGCATACGAGTTGGGTATTACGTTTTTCGACACTGCCGAAGCCTACAGTTTGGGAGCCAATGAAGTGCTTTTGGGAAAAGCCGTGCAGCCATTCCGCGACAAAGTGGTGATTGCTACAAAGTTTGGGTTCAAAGATGGCAATGCTATGAATGGTGTGGACAGCCGCCCTGAACGGATAAAAGCTGTTGCGGAAGCCTCTTTGCGCAACCTGAATACTGATGCCATTGATTTGTTTTATCAGCATCGCGTGGACACGGCTGTACCAATGGAAGACGTGGCTGGCACTGTGCAACAACTCATCAAAGAAGGCAAAGTAAAACATTTCGGCATGAGCGAAGCAGGCGTACAAAGCATTCGCAAGGCACACGCTGTTCAGCCTGTGGCCGCCCTGCAAAGCGAATATTCGTTGTGGTGGCGCGAACCCGAAAAAGAAATTTTACCAACCCTAGAAGAATTAGGAATTGGTTTTGTGCCTTTTAGTCCGCTGGGCAAAGGCTATCTGACAGGAGCCATCAACGAACAAACGCAATTTGATAGCACAGATTTCCGCAACGTAGTGCCGCGCTTTTCGGAGGAAAATCGCAAAGCCAATCAAGGAATTGTGGATTTGGTAAAAAATATTGCTGCCGCCAAAAACGCAACACCCGCACAAGTGGCTTTGGCGTGGTTGTTGGCGCAAAAACCTTGGATTGTACCCATTCCGGGCACGACCAAAATACACCGTTTGGAAGAAAATGTGGGAGCTGCCTCCGTGCAACTTTCCGCAGAAGATTTAGAAAATATTCAGAACGCCGCCGCTCAAATTCAGGTGTTTGGGGAAAGATACCCACAACATTTGCAAGCAAGGGTAGGCAAATAA
- a CDS encoding methylmalonyl-CoA mutase family protein: MTTSTPTSLFSEFSAQSKAQWEAQVAKDLKNPEAVQGLVWNSPDGLVVPSFATPEDRPQGGVFVPKSSKGWQFRECILADNQAQANTEALAAIEKGAQEITFVLSGKNADYQTLFKKINLKETPVTVALSEDFGALLSFLEKNNATLTPLKGGFAFDPIKEYLTKGTPLAACFEQLAAAFTLMKDSAHWSGLQVSSSYFQAAGASVPQQVGLTLAAVVEYWNKLSDKGLDIKTLSAKTELEVGVGTHYFMEIAKLRALRLLLSKVNAAFGNEAAAPSAIHATTASYTLATTDPDTNMLRHTTEAMSATIGGADSLSIAPHTSDYSPFTSRIARNISTLLREESYLDRVTDASSGSYYIENLTDEVAKAGWEFFQAIEAKGGLLAAFETGFVQESVAENHAKHVALWKEKKWVLVGVNKYLNPKEAAPEAHEAAAQTTASGVRLLTPVPLYEAAQS, translated from the coding sequence ATGACAACCTCAACACCCACATCCCTTTTTTCGGAATTTTCCGCCCAAAGTAAAGCGCAATGGGAAGCGCAAGTAGCCAAAGACCTCAAAAATCCAGAAGCCGTACAAGGTTTGGTTTGGAACAGCCCCGACGGCTTGGTCGTGCCTTCGTTCGCTACGCCCGAAGACCGTCCGCAAGGTGGCGTTTTCGTTCCCAAATCCTCGAAAGGCTGGCAGTTCCGCGAATGTATTTTGGCCGACAATCAGGCGCAAGCCAACACGGAAGCATTGGCCGCCATCGAAAAAGGAGCACAAGAAATTACGTTTGTTTTGTCGGGCAAAAATGCAGATTATCAGACACTTTTTAAGAAAATTAATCTAAAAGAAACGCCCGTAACGGTGGCTTTGTCGGAAGATTTTGGCGCATTGTTATCTTTCTTAGAAAAAAATAATGCTACGCTTACACCCCTGAAAGGTGGTTTTGCTTTCGACCCCATCAAAGAATATTTGACCAAAGGCACGCCGCTTGCCGCTTGCTTCGAGCAACTGGCCGCCGCTTTCACGCTGATGAAAGATTCGGCACATTGGTCGGGTTTGCAAGTAAGCAGCAGTTATTTTCAGGCTGCGGGCGCGTCTGTGCCTCAGCAAGTTGGCCTGACGTTGGCCGCAGTAGTAGAGTATTGGAATAAACTTTCGGATAAAGGCTTGGACATCAAAACTTTGTCGGCCAAAACGGAATTGGAAGTAGGCGTAGGAACGCATTATTTCATGGAAATTGCCAAGTTACGTGCTTTGCGGTTGCTTTTGAGCAAAGTAAATGCCGCTTTCGGTAACGAAGCCGCCGCGCCATCGGCCATTCACGCCACCACGGCCAGCTACACGCTTGCCACTACCGACCCCGACACGAATATGTTGCGCCACACCACCGAAGCCATGTCGGCTACGATTGGCGGAGCTGATAGCCTGAGCATTGCGCCGCACACCAGCGACTATTCGCCGTTTACGAGCCGCATCGCACGCAATATTTCTACACTTTTGCGCGAAGAAAGCTACTTGGACCGTGTAACAGATGCCTCATCAGGTAGCTATTACATCGAAAATCTCACGGACGAAGTAGCCAAAGCAGGTTGGGAATTTTTCCAAGCCATTGAAGCCAAAGGCGGTTTGTTGGCAGCTTTTGAAACGGGTTTTGTGCAAGAATCCGTAGCTGAAAATCACGCCAAACACGTGGCTCTTTGGAAAGAGAAAAAATGGGTTTTAGTTGGGGTTAATAAATATTTGAACCCGAAAGAGGCCGCACCAGAAGCCCACGAAGCAGCCGCCCAAACTACTGCTTCAGGCGTGCGTTTGCTTACGCCAGTGCCTTTGTACGAAGCGGCTCAAAGCTAA